CGGCCACCTTGCACAGCttgcgggatctttagttcctcagccagggactgaacccacacccttggcagtgaaagcaccgaatCCTGACCACCAGACCTCCAGGGGACTCGCTGTGCTTGCTTTGTGAACTCTCTCACCCTAAGCGGTGATGTGCTTGAAACCTTCATTGGATGTGCTAACACCGTGTTGTCTAATACTCGttaaacagacacacaaagaacATAGTAAAACACCACCTTCGTCCTTAAAAAGCAACACAAGAGGTGAGAACACCACCTTTCGGGAAAGCCTGGGAGAGGCTGGGCTCAGCTCAGAGGTGCCAGGGCAGAGGTGCAGGGAGGGGTGCTCACTTAATGTTGTCGAGGCGACTGGAGTCAGGCTTGAGCACGGATGAGCTCCGGACCATCTTGTGCAGAGTCACCATGAGGAACACCAGGTTCACCTGCGGGCGGGTGAGGGGAGGGCTGGCCCGAGGCCCCTCTGCCTCCAGGCAGCGGCTTCTGACCAAATCCCAGCTGCCACCCCCGCCTCAGGGTCCCCTCTGCTGGTATGTGTGCTCGGCCGCGTCCAacttttttgcagccccatggactataccccccgggctcctctatccatgggatttcccaagaaagaatactgtagtgggttgccatttcctgccccTAGGTGCCTGTTAATGTGGCTCTCGGGGCTGGGGGGACAGGGCTCGGGGGCCTGACATAGAGCAGGAGCTCACACCACAGCTCCTAGACAGACCGACCTCAGTGCTGGAGCTTTACAGACACAAGCTGCTCTTTTTTGCCTCAGTTGGCTGCTCAGTTTTCAAGGGCTTGGGGAAAATGGGGGTCTGGGGGTCAGAGCTGGTCTGGATGAAGGACAGACTCAATGCTAGGGATACTGCCTTCCAACTCACCACAATAACAAAGGAGACGGGCCCAATGAAGCTCCAGATGAAGTAATTGTCCACTCGGAGCCAACACCTGTAAAGGAAGCAGGGCCGGGAAGAGAGGTGTGGCGGTGCAGGGGAAGAGAAgtgaggggggcaggggagagggggtGCGCTCTTCCCTCCCTCTGACCCCCAGGGCCCAGGGACTCTAATGGCTCAGGCCCCAGAGCTCAGGAGAAGGGAGGCCAGTGCCCTGAGGGTCCTGGCTCAAGGGAAGCTGCTGAGCAGGGAACCACAAGGAGGAGAGACTAGGTGGAGGGGGCACTCACGCCTTCTCGGTGCCATAGCTGCGGTAGTCGATGGCGGCCGCAATGCCCACCACCAGGGCAGGGAAGCAGTACCCGCCCAGGTAGTAGTACTTGGTGCGGGAGTACTCGCTCTCAAACACCTCCACCAGCAGCAGGTAGAGATGCACACCCTCCAGGCACAGCCAGGAGAAGGCGGCCAGGAAGAAATAGTGCAGCAAGCCCGCGAAGATGGGGCAGGCGATCTGGGGACAGGGGTGGGGAAGCAACGCAGGTAAGGAGCTGCCCTGGCCGCCGACCTGCCAGTGGGCATCACaatctcctccctgccccttccgCTCCTGCCCCAGAGTCCCGCCCACCTCATACTGAGTCTTGTCTATCCCGACAAGGAAGAGCAGCTCCGCCAAGAAGAGGTTGATGCAGAGGTTCTTGTGGATGGTGTTCCGGTCGGTCTGTAGCCCCCGCAGGAAGCAGAAGGTGGAGATACAGATGGCCAGGCAGACCAGGGAGATGACGATGCCCACCCAAGTGATGACCGACAGCAGCAGCTCATTGATGCGGCCCTGGTACTGGGGAAGGAGCAGGGGGCATGCTGAGCCTTGCACACACACATGGGCCAGGCCCGGGGCCACGAGCTGCAGCCCACTGGGCCTTCTGCCACCTACCTGGCCTTCTGCCCCACCCCAGTCTACTAGCCAGGCCCCCACCCCTCTACAGGTGGCACGCTCACTTCCCATGCTCTGGCAGGCTTGTGGAGACATGACAAAGGTTGACACCAACTTGCTTCTCCAGCGGGCCTTGGGAAAAGGTGGAACTCGGACTAGGGAGAGCCAGACATGTGGCCTCCTGCCCTGGGCAAGACTCAGGGCCCCCCATGCCCATGAAGGTGGCCTTCCCTGGCACCACCCAAGAGGCCATGCAAGGCTGAGCCAGGAAGCAGGCCCGCCAGGAGGGGCGGGGCGCCGGTCAGCTTACGATCTCGCGATGCGCCATGAGCACAGCAAAGTTGGTGAGGTGGCTGCAGGCACATGTGGTATGGGTCTTATTGGACTCCACCAGGCGGCAGCCCTGGGTTGACCAGTAGCCCAGCATGGAGCGCTCTGAGTAGTTCCAGAAGGAGCAGTTAGCGTTGAAGTGGTTCTTGGCCTGTTGtggggtggaggccagggagTCAGAGCTGGGagtccagccccagccccaacaCCCCACCATGGGGACAAGCAGGAGACATGCCTGGGGCTTCCAGCTCCAGGTCACAGCCTGAGATCTCCGGGGACAGATGGCCCGAGATGCtaaggtgggggctgggaggctgCTTCTCCAGGGAGGGGTTGTAACTTGCTCTCGGGGTGGGTGAACACACAGTGCGGGGTATGGATCTGCAGCCTGGGAAAGCGGAGGGTGCTGGGACACTCACGGAAGGAGTGGACATCTCAGCTCACCTCCAGGTGGGCCACAGTGAAGATGACAGGGTCCATCAGGAAGACTCGGCTGGACTCCTTGTTGATGGACGCTGCGATGACCTGCGAGTTCACCACCAGGGAGGCGCCCCCTGGGCCCCCCGAGCCTGCTTCACCCGCCAGCTTCACCGTGGCGTTCTCGGTGGACAGGAAGAGGCCCAGGTTGTTGTAGAGAATGAAGACAACCTTGACCACTCCTAGGTAGGACAGGCCCAGCAGGCGTGTGTCAGCCCCTGGCTGGTGCCGCCCTCCAGTTACACTGGCTGCTGGGATCTTTGAAGTCAGGCTGCCGCCCAGGCAAGGGGGCTCTAGGAGCCCTTCCGTGGGACCGCTGCTCAGTTGCAGGCAGTTCCCAATGGCAGGGTAGTGATCCAGGACACACCTCACCCACCTCTCactttctgtgtgaccttgagcaattcCCTAACCTCTCCGGGCCTTAAATCTCAAATGGCACAACCTGCCCTAAACTCTGAGGATCATGCTGCTATCGCACAGGAGTGAGCCCTCCAAACTGTCTGAGGTTCTGTGGGGCTTTCTGGGGTCCCCCTGAATCCCTTGAAAAGTTACACTAGCTTGCATGAAGGACACCTCTGTGTGTTGCTATGGGCTCCAACCTCTCATCAGAGTCTTCAGCCTGATCAGAGTTAAGAACTTCCCCATGAGAAGAGCTGGGGTACCGGCTCAGGGTTCAGACACTGACCGTTGCGGCTGTTCTGCTTGATGGTGTTGGCAGACAGCTGGATTGAGTTCTCGCTCGGGTACTCCTGGGGGAACACCAGCTCCTGCACTTGGCCCTCAGTGTTCAGGACTGTGACCTCGAGGACTGTGGGGACGGGGTGGCAGGGCACACAAGGTTGGGGTCTGTCCACAGTCCAGAGGCTCAGGCAAGGTTGAGGGCCAGGGTAGCCCTGGGTTGTCCAGGAGGAACAGGGACCCCCCCACCCTGTTCAAGTTCTGCACCCCGACTTGCCCCCCGACCTGACAGCAGCACTCACCCACGTTCTGCTTGGCGGCCAGGAAGCGGGCCGGCTCCCTGACATTGTCTGCCAGTAGGAAGGCGCCCTCTTCCAGGACGTCTAGCAGCATGGTGGCCGTGTGCGCCTGCTCGGTGGCGTTCATGTCTTTCCAGGACTCGAGGGCCTCCGGCCGCAGCAGGTTGTCCACTGTCTCCACCACAGCCTGCAAGTGTGGCGGGGCAACGCTGCGACTCCCGCTCTGTCCCTCAGTCCCTCCAGCTGGGCTCCGCACCCCCTTCTCGGAACCTCTATCCCCCGGTGCCTCCTGGGGCCAGCCCCACTCACTCAGGAGACAGGAGCTCCTGGGCCTCACCTTGATGTAGTCCTTGCAAGTTCTCTCCCGCTTGTGCATCTGGGGAAAGAAGGAGGTGGGGTGAAGGCTGGTCTCCCAGCCCCTCTCCTTGAACCCTGACACTCACGTCTGGGCACCAGAGAGATTCCTCTTCTGTCTCTGCCACTGACCTGGGGCTAGCCCACGAGCAAGAGCCATTGCTAAGGGAGCCCCCACACCCCCAGGACCATCCAGGAGGGAGTCCCTGCCGGCCTGGGCTCTGTCTCGCCTTCTCCTCTCCTGGCCGTGGATGGCCGCCTGGCTTTGCAGTGCCAGGCTGGGTGTCTCCCAAGTTCCTAGGGCGGTGCCCCTGCCCCACGGCCCCCGCCGCCGGGCCCACCTTGTTGTAGTTCTTGCCGGCCGACTCGCGCTCAATGGGCCGCAGCGCCTGCAGCTGGGCATCCAGAATGTCCAGCAATTGCTCCATCAGCTTCACAGAGGAGGACACATCACCCGCATAGATGGAGCCCCGGGTGTGGCGGGCCAGCTCGCTGGCAATGTTGGCCGCGTTCTCCCCACTCTTGAtctgcaggagggaggagggggagcccCCGGTCTCGTCAGGGACCATCCTGCTTCTCTCTCCACACACCCAGCCTGCTCAGCCCCTCTCATCCCTCTCTGCGGTCCCTTCTCCCTGCCTGCCCTGGCCCTCCCCATCTGTCTGTCCCCTCTGGAGACTAGGGGTGGACCCCAGCCTGTCTCCCCAGGAGTTCCGCCGCCCCCCGCTGTGCCCTGTGCCTGGGCACCCAGGGCCAGCAGGGTAAGCATGTGTGCCtatctgggggtggggtggctgcTGGTACCTTCTGGGCCACCTGGTTGACCCAGGGGGAGGTGCAGTTGCTGAGGTCAGGGCCCCGGGGATTCCAGAGCCCCAGGGCTGGTAGACACTGGAAGGAGGCAATTCCTGTAGGGACAGACACACAGGAACAGAGAAGGGAGCcacggggagggagaggggaatggGCCAGAGCAGgaaaaaggagatggcagagaGAGGGGGACGAGCAGGTGAGGGAAGAGGTGAGGGGGCACGGAAGACCAGACATGAAACAGGCCAGACAGTCAAAGAGAGGTGTCACTCTGAAATGACATGAACCGCCCACTTCCCCTAAACCCTCCCTCTCGGCTCCTCTTCCAGCTTGGCCTACCACAGTCAGAGCCTTCCGGTCAAGCCTACCTTGGAAGCCCCACCACGCCTCTCGCAAAGCCTCTCTGACCCTTCCCTCGGATCCCTGGAGCCTGTGGTCCCGGCCCTGCCTTCTCTGGTGCGTCAGCTGCTGTGTCCTGACCCCCAGCTGCTCCTGGGCCTGTGTCCATTTCGGTCCGAGGCCAGGACTCAGGTTAACTCCCAGGGGCTCCCTGCAGGGTCCATCCAGGGCTTTGCATGGCAGGTGCTTAGAATTGCAGGAGGGGACAGGGGTGGAGCAAGGGGCACTAACTGAGCTGTGACTGTGCCCTGGGGACACAGCTGCAGACATGAAGCATGACCCTTGCATACAGCCCACTTTGGCAGGGAAGGTGGACAGGTAAGTGCATCCAAGCTGAGTTAGGGGCATGTCCCCTGTCCCTTTCCTGGCCAGGCCAGCAGTGGTCATTCCCCAAGCCAGCTGCAGCAAAGGTCACCTAGGCTTGGCACTCACCTCGAGTCCCCTTGGGGCAGGGCCTCTCCACCAGCATGCCCTGCTGGGTGGCCGGCCATTGGACCCGCCGCACCTCTCGAGGTTCACAAAAGAGTTCTGGGGACACGTgcagattgggggcagggggccgCCGGGTGCTGGGGGCCGGGGCAGTGGCTGGAGGTAGGTCAGGTCCCAGCTGGTTGATGGCACCCACGGGGTGCGTGGTGAGGGGTGCTCGGCGGAGCGGGGTGGTGGCTGCTGGCGAGGCTGTGCTCGTCAGGGGTGTGGGCCGGGCTGTGGTGGTTGTGCTGAGGGGTGGGGAAGTGGCTGGGCCTGAAAGGGAGAGGGGACACAAGATGCGGTTACCCCCAGGGTTGGTCTCCCACTAGGTCTGAGAGATCTCCCCTAGCCCCTCTCTGCCCAGAGGCCCCACGCACCCCTGGGACTATACAGCGTCAGAAGGTGGCAGAAATCCACTCATTTGTCCTCTGAGGTCTGAGAGCAACTGCAGAGGACAAGCCAGGAAGGCAGTGTTGCAGGCTCCCACCCTCATGCTCCTCTTACTCTGGGCTCTCTGGCCTGGCCACGTCCCTTCCCTCTGGGGACCTCAGTTCCCCCTTTTTTATTCGAGGGGACTCTTCTTGAGCTGTGGGGCTGCACAGAGCTGGTTTAGGGTGGCTGAGGGGTTAGAATGAGACTGCCGAGAGGTTCCCAATCCTAGTCAATATCAGCAGTTCAGCTTTGCTGTTTTACTGGTACTCCCACCCAAGACTGGGGTTGAAGGGGTTCCAGGGCTCAAAACGGCCTTAGGAGAGTGCAGCTTGGCTAAAAGCCCAGAGTCCTTGGTCTAGTTTCTCAAATAAGCAAGCTAGCTAATCTCACATCCACCCAGTGCTTGTGTAtatgaaaatcgctcagttgtgtccagctctctgagacccccatggactgtagcctgccaggctcctctgttcatggaattctccaggccaggatattggagtgggtaaccattcccttctccaggggaccttcctgacccagggatcgaacccaggtctcccacattgcaggcggattctttaccatctgagccagcagggaagcccacccagtgcttgggtttcctcatctgtaaatgaggcAACAGTAAGCCCTGGCTCTCAGACTGCAAGGATCAGAGGAGTTAATTGGAAAGTGCTGAAAACAGCCTGTCCCGTTGCTACCTCTGTGACCTCCAGGGTTCCCTTGAACGCACCTCCAGGTCCTCTAGGAGCTCAGAGTGCACCCCCCTCCGCTTGAGACCCAGGGGCAGGGGCTGTTGGGGAGTGAACTCGAGCTGTCCTCACCCGCACTAGGGTCGGGCGGCCCAAACTCCAGGCTATAGCGCACCACAAAGTAGTTGTTCCAGACATAGAGCTGGTTGTCGCGAGGGTTATAGTCGACAGAGGAGACGAACTGGTAGGGGTTGGGAAAGGCCAGGCTCACAGGCTCCTCACGGTTGGCGTTGGTGTTGAAGGCGTAGTCCACGCGGTTGCCGGCTGCCTCGCTGTCGTCGTCCACGTACACGGAGCGCAGCACGTACAGGACGCCGCACACCATGAAGGCGTTGGACGCGGAGCGCTTGTCGTAGCCGGTCTCCCACGTGCCCTCGAAGCGCAGCGTGTAGGGGTTGAGTTGGCTCACCACCAGCCGCCCGTTGTTGCCCTCAGTAGCGTAGATGACCCACAGCCCGTTCTCATCCACTGCCAGGTCGATGTCGGTCTTGCCCCCCCAGCGGTAGGGCGAGGTGTCGTGGTAATTGGCTGTGTTGATGACCGTCTCCCCGCTCTTGATGCGCGTGCGCAAGTCGTACTTGACGATGTTGCGCGTGCGCTCCTTGTTGTAGAAGACAGCGCCGTCGTAGACCACGAAGCCCGTGCCGTCTACGCGGTTGGGCAGGCGATAGGTGGTGGTGTGGCGCGCTGCCACGTAGTCCTCCCACGAGGCGTACTCGGTCAGCGTGTCCGTGCGGTAGGGGATCCACGGCATGACGTAGATGCGGTCACCTGCCTGCAGCGGGTCCTTGCACCATGCACCAGACTGGTGCTCCGACTCGTGGGTTGAGGTGGGCTCCAGCACCTTCTGCAGGGTCCCTGGGCACACGAAGACTGGGTCgggcggggaggggcagggaggacacagggagaggaggaggagcggggggcggggtgggggggacggGGGTGgcaagggagagggagagagagaggcgaGTTGGTCACATGGCCAGCGGGGGGAGCCAGGCTGTCCCCTCCTGCTGCTGCAGTCACGGTTGCTTGGTAGGGCTGGTGATGGGAAGGGGGTTTCTGGGCTGggacccctgccctgcccagctgCCCCTCTCCCTGGAGATGTCAACCCTGGAGGCCATTAAGAGCAGGGTTAGTGGTGGGGGAGTAGGGAGGAGGtgcccctctttccttccctggcTGCTAGAGACCCCACAGGCTGGGGATAAGGGGTTTGGCAAGAGCCATCCGAGAGTCAGTCTCATGTGCCTTTAGTGGGGGATGGAGAGATTTCCTCATTGGAGCCACTGGTGGCTTTGAGGTGCCAGGGACTCAGGGCCCTGTCCCTTTGCCATCATTTGCGCCCCTATGGAAGAGCTAGGGTCAAGGGTCCCATCTTTCACCAACCACACCAggacacagatatatatatatatatatatatatatatacgtttttttaaaaaaactccatTTTCTTCCTCCTGCAAAAACTGCAAGGTAGAGTGATGTTTCCGTACCCACTGTGGGTGGGTGTCAGGAGCGCACTCCTATTCCAGGGTGAGAGAGGCACCCAAGGTTCCTGACGCAGCCTGTGACAACCCCCCACCCAGCACCCAGGAAATCAGGAGCTGGGGAAGAGTTTTCGGAAAAGTCCAGCCCCTCCTGAGGggtgcccagccctgcccccagccgGCAGGGTCTCTCATGGGGTTTATCGAGCAGCAGACACTGATACTGGTGCACAGGGGTGGTGGGGCgagggcagagagggaggggacTCCCGGGAGAGTTGGGTAGTGGGGAGGAGAGCTGTGTGGAGGGAAGAGAGACAAGTGGTGGTGTGGGGGCGCTCGGCGAGGTCCTGGCTCCAAGGGAGGCACGCCGGAGAGCACCTGGGAAGAAAGAGTTAGTGCTGGCGAGGAGAGAGGGGGGTGAGCAGAGAATTCACTCCAAGGCCCAGGCCCGACTGAGGGTCCCTTGGGGGGGCAGTCCCAGGTCCAGCTCAGAGGGGGCCAGGGAGGGAACCAGGTGCTAGGATAAAGACCCAGCCCGCCCCCGACaggccccccacctccccttccccgACCCGATTTACCTGCAACCATCCCCGGCTCGGGAGGAGGGACCAAGGCAGCGCTGATGTCAGAAAGGTGGggggccccgccccacccccccattCCCTGAAAAGGAGGAAAACCTCAACTGCATCTCGTTGGCCACCAACGGCCTGCCCACCCTTGCCCAGTCACGACCCAGCGCCACCGACTCCTGGACTCCCCCTACTGGCCCGGTGGCAGTCTGGGCTTGCACAAACAGTGTGGCCAGGCtcccctccttctcccacagTGGCGAGGTCCCTCCAACCAGGATGGCTGGGGGCCTCCCTCTCGGCGCCGCCCGACTAGCAGAACCTGAGGACCGGCCGGGGTGAGAGTTTGTAGTGAATTCTCTGCTCCTGCTTGGCCTGTCACCAAAGCAGCCGGCCCGAGGGGACAAGAGAGGGCTGGGACTTGGTGCTGGCTTGGGGAGGGGCGTGGCCCCAGTGGCTAGAGGGCCTTGGCCAGGAACCATTCCTCATTCCAATTCCAGCCCCATTCTTCAGCAGGGTTAGGTGGGTGGCTGGGGATTCCAGCCCGCCCGCCACAGTGTCAGGGACTTTCTGATCCAGGGGTCTTGGGTCACAAAGCAGCCAGGTGCATGCCCTGCTTTAGGAAGGGGAGGGAAGCCTGGGGCTCTAGCGCTGTGTTCCCAGTGCCCTGAGGGGTTAGCCTGCACCTTCTGTCCAGCCCACTGGCCTCTGCCCTTTTCTCCTGTGCCTGGGTCTTCCCTCTCCCCAAGCCAGGCCCCCCAGCCACCTTTGTGACGCCTGACagatgtgtttgtatgtgtgtgtgtgtgtgtgtgtagggggggtgggcagtgggaggTCTCAGAGCCCGGCCTGGTGGGCAGGGCATGGAGAAGGAAAACGTGGTTAGAGGTTACcctgggggaagggggagaagaTGAGGAAGGGCCTGCTCGGGGCCTTTGCCAGCAAGGACCCTGCCCCAGCGCCAAGCTCCCAAAGCCTTctctgccctccagcctcctcccaccCGTCCCTTGAAGAGAAAAGATCCCAGGCTGCGTGTCCGACCACCACCGGGCCTGCAAGAAGAGTGTCTGGTGCTGGGCGGAGAGACtccaggaaagagagagggagagagtggtggGGTGCAGTGAGGGGCAGGGCGGTGGGCTGGTGGCCCAGGCCTCTATGAGATGGGGGGAGGGacaagggggaggggagcagcTCGGAGGGACCCCGCCCTGCCTCCCTCAAAGGGGACGCTCCACTGACCACCGTAATTTCAAGGCCAATGTGATCCCAAAAGGTCATCTCTCCCATCCCCGCCTCAGCGCTGTCCATTTCCCACGACTTCCAGGGGAGGCGGTGGCCCTCCACGACAGCCAAGTCCAGCCCAGCCGCCCTCCCTACCGCCGTGGAAATTACGGTGCTCATGGAAGCCCCCAGACCCAGCCtgtgcctcccccgcccccctctCTCTGGTCCTCTAACCACAACAGCCCAGAAGAAACCCTGACTGCAGCTTCGCAAGTATttcagaaccaaaaaaaaaaaaacaaacaaacgctCCCCCGCCCCTCGCTCCCCCAACCGTGaggcccacccccgccccctcggGCCCCCCAGTGATCTGGCAGGCGCCCTCCCCGGGCTGGGGGCAACTCACACCCCTCTCCCCAGGggctgccccccaccaccccccgctggtggaggatggggtgggggtggggaaaactGGTGCTCCGTGCTCCGAAACAGCTCTGGGCCTTGGAAACGCCAAACCAGAAGGAACTTAAACCACcaggagccagagagagagagagagagagagagagagagaaatagagagagaggaggaggagaaggaggaggtaaTCTGCTccccaaaaggaaaacaaaggtgtgccctccctcccgcctcccctgAACCAGACACAAAAgttggggcaggaagaaaagagaagacagcCGGCTCCCCGGTGCCCTCCGCCCCTAGTCGGGAGCCAGGGAAGAgggtccctctctccccacccaccctggaTGCTTATAGACTTCTCCTGAAGGAGGCAAAAGAAGTATGAGAGAAGGTCAGgttccccccccacccctgcagggGCCAGGGACTAGAAAGGAGggacagggagagacagacagagtaagaggagagacagacagaggtaGAGAGAGCAGAAGGTCCTGCCCGAGCTCAGAGAAGCTCCCTTGGGTGTCTGGAGGGTGGAGTTGCCTGGTCGCACCAGGGCTGGCCCCACCAGTGGGGGGAcaccggggtggggtggggagcgaCTGGAccaagttggggggtgggggggtagaagaaggggctggaggggagggcaggtcACATAAGTGTGGTACAGGTAAAACAAAGTCTGAGTTAGGGGTTAGCATTGGTAACAGTGCGTTTACCTTTCTGCTCCACTTCTACTTTAAGCAtcggaagagagagagaaaacaaattgaaaaaaaaaatgtgcaagaaaaaaagagaaaaaaaaaagattaaattgcTTTCGTTTCTTTTCTGGCAACAcgcccccttttcctttcttttcctcactcCTGGTTCCCCAACCCCGAAGGTAGAGCAGCCCCCGCCCCCATGTCCTTTCCTCCTAGGGAGGATGTCGGGAAGACAGTcacagggaggagggagacacaCGGGAGGACAGAGACCGAGAGAGACAcgggttgggggcagggagagggggcatACAGGTAGGCAGACGGACAGAGCCCTCAGCCCGGAGGGGGCACCCCCAGTGCAGCAAGGCTGGGGAGGGGAAGCCCCAGCCGGTAGGCAGCTCCGCTCCAGGGGCCACCAGGAAgggatggtgggggtggaggaaccCCTTGGtcccctccagccctgcctgctgcCCTTGTGCTAGAACCGGGGGCCCAGGAGGGGATTCAGTGCCACCCTCAGCCTGGGAGCACCACAGAGAAGACACGCAGGATGCCCTCCTCTTCTGTGCTGGCCTTAAAAAGAGTCCAGCTGCGTTTCCCCAAACCCTcggaaccccacccccacccggaaGCCAACACAGAGAGAGGGTGGCAGGTCGGACACAGAACGATGGAGAGGCAGACAGGCGGAGCCCGGGGCCTCCAAGAGCCCCATCGGGGAGACgaggcagagagggaagaggctgggctgggggcgaCATCACAGACGGGCAGGACAGCAGGAGGGGCCACAGACACGCTCCCCCGCTCCCCCGGGGGCAAGCCCGAGGCTCAGTCTCTCTGCCCAGCTCCCCCCTGGGGGCCCAGGAGCTGGGAGCTCCCCAGCCCACAGCTGGGATGGGCAGGCGGGCAGCACCTGGGGAGGAAGGGGGCACGGGTTAAACTGTGCTCAGCTGCAAGGCAAATCCAGCGTTAGTCGGGCCTGTCAGGTCCGTGTgccagggga
The DNA window shown above is from Bos indicus x Bos taurus breed Angus x Brahman F1 hybrid chromosome 7, Bos_hybrid_MaternalHap_v2.0, whole genome shotgun sequence and carries:
- the ADGRL1 gene encoding adhesion G protein-coupled receptor L1 isoform X2; translated protein: MARLAAALWSLCVTAILVTSATQGLSRAGLPFGLMRRELACEGYPIELRCPGSDVIMVENANYGRTDDKICDADPFQMENVQCYLPDAFKIMSQRCNNRTQCVVVAGSDAFPDPCPGTYKYLEVQYDCVPYKVEQKVFVCPGTLQKVLEPTSTHESEHQSGAWCKDPLQAGDRIYVMPWIPYRTDTLTEYASWEDYVAARHTTTYRLPNRVDGTGFVVYDGAVFYNKERTRNIVKYDLRTRIKSGETVINTANYHDTSPYRWGGKTDIDLAVDENGLWVIYATEGNNGRLVVSQLNPYTLRFEGTWETGYDKRSASNAFMVCGVLYVLRSVYVDDDSEAAGNRVDYAFNTNANREEPVSLAFPNPYQFVSSVDYNPRDNQLYVWNNYFVVRYSLEFGPPDPSAGPATSPPLSTTTTARPTPLTSTASPAATTPLRRAPLTTHPVGAINQLGPDLPPATAPAPSTRRPPAPNLHVSPELFCEPREVRRVQWPATQQGMLVERPCPKGTRGIASFQCLPALGLWNPRGPDLSNCTSPWVNQVAQKIKSGENAANIASELARHTRGSIYAGDVSSSVKLMEQLLDILDAQLQALRPIERESAGKNYNKMHKRERTCKDYIKAVVETVDNLLRPEALESWKDMNATEQAHTATMLLDVLEEGAFLLADNVREPARFLAAKQNVVLEVTVLNTEGQVQELVFPQEYPSENSIQLSANTIKQNSRNGVVKVVFILYNNLGLFLSTENATVKLAGEAGSGGPGGASLVVNSQVIAASINKESSRVFLMDPVIFTVAHLEAKNHFNANCSFWNYSERSMLGYWSTQGCRLVESNKTHTTCACSHLTNFAVLMAHREIYQGRINELLLSVITWVGIVISLVCLAICISTFCFLRGLQTDRNTIHKNLCINLFLAELLFLVGIDKTQYEIACPIFAGLLHYFFLAAFSWLCLEGVHLYLLLVEVFESEYSRTKYYYLGGYCFPALVVGIAAAIDYRSYGTEKACWLRVDNYFIWSFIGPVSFVIVVNLVFLMVTLHKMVRSSSVLKPDSSRLDNIKSWALGAIALLFLLGLTWAFGLLFINKESVVMAYLFTTFNAFQGVFIFVFHCALQKKVHKEYSKCLRHSYCCIRSPPGGAHGSLKTSAMRSNARYYTGTQSRIRRMWNDTVRKQTESSFMAGDINSTPTLNRGTMGNHLLTNPVLQPRGGTSPYNTLIAESVGFNPSSPPVFNSPGSYREPKHPLGGREACGMDTLPLNGNFNNSYSLRSGDFPPGDGAPEPPRGRNLADAAAFEKMIISELVHNNLRGGSSGAKGPPPPEPPVPPVPGGSGEEEAGGPGADRAEIELLYKALEEPLLLPRAQSVLYQSDLDESESCTAEDGATSRPLSSPPGRDSLYASGANLRDSPSYPDSSPEGPSEALPPPPPAPPGPPEIYYTSRPPALVARNPLQGYYQVRRPSHEGYLAAPGLEGPGPDGDGQMQLVTSL
- the ADGRL1 gene encoding adhesion G protein-coupled receptor L1 isoform X4 produces the protein MGGWGGAPHLSDISAALVPPPEPGMVAVFVCPGTLQKVLEPTSTHESEHQSGAWCKDPLQAGDRIYVMPWIPYRTDTLTEYASWEDYVAARHTTTYRLPNRVDGTGFVVYDGAVFYNKERTRNIVKYDLRTRIKSGETVINTANYHDTSPYRWGGKTDIDLAVDENGLWVIYATEGNNGRLVVSQLNPYTLRFEGTWETGYDKRSASNAFMVCGVLYVLRSVYVDDDSEAAGNRVDYAFNTNANREEPVSLAFPNPYQFVSSVDYNPRDNQLYVWNNYFVVRYSLEFGPPDPSAGPATSPPLSTTTTARPTPLTSTASPAATTPLRRAPLTTHPVGAINQLGPDLPPATAPAPSTRRPPAPNLHVSPELFCEPREVRRVQWPATQQGMLVERPCPKGTRGIASFQCLPALGLWNPRGPDLSNCTSPWVNQVAQKIKSGENAANIASELARHTRGSIYAGDVSSSVKLMEQLLDILDAQLQALRPIERESAGKNYNKMHKRERTCKDYIKAVVETVDNLLRPEALESWKDMNATEQAHTATMLLDVLEEGAFLLADNVREPARFLAAKQNVVLEVTVLNTEGQVQELVFPQEYPSENSIQLSANTIKQNSRNGVVKVVFILYNNLGLFLSTENATVKLAGEAGSGGPGGASLVVNSQVIAASINKESSRVFLMDPVIFTVAHLEAKNHFNANCSFWNYSERSMLGYWSTQGCRLVESNKTHTTCACSHLTNFAVLMAHREIYQGRINELLLSVITWVGIVISLVCLAICISTFCFLRGLQTDRNTIHKNLCINLFLAELLFLVGIDKTQYEIACPIFAGLLHYFFLAAFSWLCLEGVHLYLLLVEVFESEYSRTKYYYLGGYCFPALVVGIAAAIDYRSYGTEKACWLRVDNYFIWSFIGPVSFVIVVNLVFLMVTLHKMVRSSSVLKPDSSRLDNIKSWALGAIALLFLLGLTWAFGLLFINKESVVMAYLFTTFNAFQGVFIFVFHCALQKKVHKEYSKCLRHSYCCIRSPPGGAHGSLKTSAMRSNARYYTGTQSRIRRMWNDTVRKQTESSFMAGDINSTPTLNRGTMGNHLLTNPVLQPRGGTSPYNTLIAESVGFNPSSPPVFNSPGSYREPKHPLGGREACGMDTLPLNGNFNNSYSLRSGDFPPGDGAPEPPRGRNLADAAAFEKMIISELVHNNLRGGSSGAKGPPPPEPPVPPVPGGSGEEEAGGPGADRAEIELLYKALEEPLLLPRAQSVLYQSDLDESESCTAEDGATSRPLSSPPGRDSLYASGANLRDSPSYPDSSPEGPSEALPPPPPAPPGPPEIYYTSRPPALVARNPLQGYYQVRRPSHEGYLAAPGLEGPGPDGDGQMQLVTSL